A stretch of Spirosoma oryzicola DNA encodes these proteins:
- a CDS encoding PspC domain-containing protein codes for MNKRLERISEQAQIGGVCAGLADYFGIDRALVRFIFVIGILIPHFPSFIIYCILWIALPERRFGGSVAQSTVYANPVFSMNPYNPNQPASPDRSVIGGAVLILLGVLFLLDRYFDIDFGDLWPFVLIAIGLWLIFRDRIKTPYDPNNNNTNNPL; via the coding sequence ATGAACAAACGATTAGAACGAATTTCTGAACAAGCCCAGATAGGCGGGGTATGCGCTGGTTTAGCTGACTATTTTGGAATAGATCGCGCCTTGGTCCGGTTCATTTTTGTGATCGGAATTTTAATCCCTCATTTCCCGTCTTTTATCATTTACTGTATCTTGTGGATTGCTCTGCCTGAACGTCGATTTGGCGGATCAGTGGCTCAATCAACCGTTTATGCAAACCCCGTTTTTTCTATGAACCCCTACAATCCCAACCAACCTGCATCACCCGACCGTAGCGTTATCGGAGGTGCCGTACTGATCCTGCTTGGCGTGCTGTTCCTGCTGGATCGTTATTTCGACATCGACTTTGGTGATCTATGGCCTTTTGTCTTGATCGCAATTGGTTTATGGCTCATCTTCCGGGATCGTATCAAAACACCCTACGATCCCAATAACAACAATACAAATAACCCTTTGTAA
- a CDS encoding N-(5'-phosphoribosyl)anthranilate isomerase: protein MALATLVKISNVTNLSDARYCAGMGVDMLGFSMDTESPDYVDPKKFEEIKSWVAGVQIVGETASTDPETIESLLETYQPDLLQVDEAALLPYLGTFGKPLILRVDLSLLTLDQLDSLLQTGAAGAEYVLLESKAPLHLDAELKGALQRIANRHSVLLGTGISAQNVHELLAELPVRGIALSGGDEERPGNKEFGELMDILEAIEEE, encoded by the coding sequence ATGGCTCTCGCAACACTTGTTAAAATTTCCAACGTTACGAATCTCAGTGATGCCCGGTATTGCGCCGGTATGGGCGTTGACATGCTTGGTTTCTCGATGGACACCGAGTCGCCCGACTATGTTGATCCAAAGAAATTTGAAGAAATAAAATCGTGGGTGGCGGGTGTTCAGATTGTCGGCGAAACAGCGTCAACCGATCCAGAAACCATTGAATCGTTGCTCGAAACCTACCAGCCCGATCTGCTTCAGGTAGACGAAGCCGCGTTGCTTCCTTATCTGGGCACATTTGGAAAACCACTTATTCTACGGGTCGATTTATCGCTCTTAACGCTTGATCAATTAGATAGCTTGTTGCAAACGGGCGCAGCCGGAGCGGAGTATGTCCTGCTTGAAAGTAAGGCCCCGCTTCATCTTGATGCCGAATTAAAAGGGGCCCTTCAGCGAATAGCCAATCGTCATTCCGTATTGCTCGGAACCGGTATCTCCGCCCAGAATGTCCATGAATTGCTAGCTGAATTACCGGTTCGGGGTATCGCGCTCAGCGGTGGCGACGAAGAGCGTCCGGGCAACAAAGAGTTCGGGGAGTTAATGGATATTCTGGAAGCAATCGAAGAAGAGTAG
- a CDS encoding sugar phosphate isomerase/epimerase family protein — MNYRTKYLLSGLIVVMSVVSALAQKNPEDKAGWKLGAQAYSFRLFPFTEALRKIDSCGLKYVEIYPGQTIGGGIDGKMDFNMDATARQTIKKLVKDRGLTIVAYGVISPKTDQDWQAVFEFAKDMGVLNINSEPTPEQMPLVRKLAEQYKINVALHNHPKPSRYWHPDTVLAAIGGSKYVGSCSDIGHWVRSGLDPVECLKKLNGHVLGMHFKDVKQDTPDGKYHDVVWGTGDSKVEAVIGELKRQWFKGPISAEYEYHWENNGPEIAESVKNFRAIYNRVNK; from the coding sequence ATGAACTATCGGACAAAATACCTGTTAAGCGGATTAATTGTCGTCATGAGCGTTGTTTCGGCGTTAGCGCAGAAAAATCCGGAAGACAAAGCGGGCTGGAAACTGGGTGCTCAAGCCTACTCGTTTCGGTTATTTCCGTTTACGGAAGCCTTGCGGAAAATTGATAGTTGTGGCCTGAAATACGTTGAGATTTATCCGGGTCAGACGATTGGCGGAGGGATCGACGGAAAGATGGATTTCAACATGGACGCAACAGCGCGACAGACCATCAAGAAATTAGTGAAAGATCGTGGCCTTACGATTGTAGCTTATGGCGTCATCAGCCCTAAGACCGATCAGGACTGGCAAGCCGTTTTTGAATTTGCCAAGGATATGGGTGTGTTAAACATCAACTCCGAGCCAACACCCGAACAAATGCCGTTGGTGCGCAAACTGGCTGAGCAGTATAAGATAAACGTAGCCTTACATAACCACCCCAAGCCGTCGCGCTACTGGCATCCCGATACGGTTCTGGCGGCCATCGGTGGTAGTAAGTACGTTGGCTCTTGCTCGGATATTGGTCACTGGGTGCGCTCCGGACTCGATCCGGTTGAGTGCCTGAAAAAACTAAACGGGCATGTACTCGGTATGCACTTTAAAGACGTGAAGCAGGATACGCCGGACGGAAAATACCATGATGTAGTCTGGGGTACTGGGGATAGTAAAGTGGAAGCCGTTATTGGGGAGTTGAAGCGTCAGTGGTTCAAAGGACCCATTTCAGCGGAGTACGAATACCACTGGGAAAACAACGGTCCGGAAATTGCCGAGAGCGTCAAAAACTTTCGGGCCATATACAATCGGGTGAATAAATAG
- the mnmA gene encoding tRNA 2-thiouridine(34) synthase MnmA → MSKHGRILVAMSGGIDSSLAAVMLHEEGYEVIGMTMKTWDYASSGGTKKETGCCSLDSINDARNIAVSLGFPHYILDIREEFGDYVINHFTGEYLEGRTPNPCVLCNTHIKWDALLRRADRLDCEFIATGHYAHIREENSRFVISKGVDTLKDQSYVLWGVSQESLSRTKLPLGHLRKSEIRDMAKDRGFIELVTKSESYEICFVPDNDYRGFLKRRVPGLEAEVAGGNFVMEGTGKVLGKHLGYPFYTIGQRKGLGMAFGQPMFVTEIRKDTNEVVLGIDKDLYRDGMIVSKLNLQKYDSINGPLETVTKVRYKDPGTPATISQTGDKIEVLFQEGVSAIAPGQAAVFYEGDDVVGGGWIMKSFRQNDPIRESAYAVVS, encoded by the coding sequence ATGAGCAAACACGGACGCATTTTAGTCGCCATGAGTGGCGGCATTGATTCCTCACTAGCAGCGGTTATGCTGCACGAAGAAGGCTACGAAGTTATCGGCATGACCATGAAAACATGGGATTATGCGTCTTCGGGCGGTACCAAAAAAGAAACGGGTTGTTGCAGCCTTGACAGCATCAACGACGCCCGGAACATCGCCGTTAGTCTCGGCTTTCCGCATTACATTCTGGATATCCGGGAGGAATTTGGCGATTATGTAATCAATCATTTTACGGGTGAATACCTCGAAGGCCGGACACCGAATCCCTGCGTGCTGTGTAATACCCACATCAAATGGGATGCGCTCCTTCGCCGGGCCGACCGGCTCGACTGCGAGTTTATCGCCACCGGACACTACGCCCATATCCGCGAAGAAAACAGCCGCTTCGTTATTTCGAAAGGAGTTGATACGCTGAAAGATCAGTCCTATGTATTGTGGGGCGTATCGCAGGAAAGTTTGAGCCGGACGAAACTTCCGCTTGGTCATCTGCGCAAATCGGAAATCCGCGATATGGCGAAAGACCGGGGCTTCATCGAACTGGTCACCAAGTCGGAATCGTACGAGATCTGCTTTGTACCCGACAACGATTACCGGGGTTTTCTGAAACGGCGGGTGCCGGGGCTGGAAGCGGAAGTAGCCGGTGGTAACTTCGTGATGGAAGGCACGGGCAAAGTGCTGGGGAAACACCTGGGCTATCCGTTCTATACCATCGGGCAACGGAAAGGGCTGGGTATGGCGTTTGGGCAACCCATGTTCGTGACCGAAATCCGGAAAGACACCAACGAAGTGGTACTGGGCATTGACAAAGATTTGTACCGCGATGGCATGATCGTTAGCAAGCTAAACCTACAAAAATACGATTCGATCAATGGGCCGCTGGAAACCGTGACGAAAGTTCGTTACAAAGATCCGGGTACACCCGCTACCATTTCACAAACGGGCGACAAAATAGAGGTCCTGTTTCAGGAAGGCGTTTCTGCCATTGCGCCGGGTCAGGCAGCCGTTTTTTACGAGGGCGACGACGTAGTGGGGGGCGGTTGGATCATGAAAAGCTTCCGCCAGAATGACCCGATCCGTGAGTCCGCCTACGCAGTTGTTTCCTAA
- a CDS encoding DinB family protein: MLIFTAQSTGAALLVSPMTTEPTDPTRYPIGLWQSQDTYTVAEIRQLVDQIATLPDAYALVLANVSTADLSRQYRPGSWTVQQLVHHVADTHMLHFMRLKNALTAPDTVGVMADVNAWAALSEGQHAPIADSLILLKGIHQRIAFLVGTLLPDQLAITYYHPVRQRHLTLAQALSVIVWHAEHHLAHIRLALQVA; this comes from the coding sequence ATGCTTATATTCACAGCGCAGTCCACCGGGGCTGCGCTTCTTGTTTCACCCATGACGACCGAACCCACCGATCCCACTCGTTACCCAATTGGTCTTTGGCAATCGCAGGATACCTACACCGTAGCGGAGATTCGTCAGCTTGTTGATCAGATCGCAACGCTGCCCGATGCTTATGCCCTCGTATTGGCCAACGTTTCGACGGCTGACCTGTCCCGCCAGTATCGACCTGGTAGCTGGACCGTCCAGCAGCTTGTCCACCACGTTGCGGATACGCACATGCTGCATTTTATGCGGTTGAAAAACGCCCTGACAGCGCCCGACACCGTTGGCGTTATGGCCGATGTGAATGCCTGGGCGGCCCTCAGCGAAGGACAACATGCGCCAATTGCCGATTCGCTTATCTTGTTAAAAGGAATTCATCAGCGCATCGCTTTTCTGGTTGGCACCTTGCTGCCCGACCAACTCGCCATCACGTATTACCACCCAGTTCGCCAGCGCCACCTTACACTGGCCCAGGCACTGTCGGTTATCGTCTGGCACGCCGAGCATCACCTCGCCCATATTCGACTCGCTCTCCAAGTAGCCTAA
- a CDS encoding 3-keto-disaccharide hydrolase, producing MRIQTGIILLFLSCSTFLFAQTPPTGHPNTNGAGWKPLFERDLSDANYPKGVWSYDEGELTATADKAIWTAKPYDDFILDLFFKTAEGTNSGIVVHCSDTTNWIPNAVEIQIADDHNKQWADAPTNGQSGAFFGHQAPTKKLVKNPGEWNRCTVTCQGKTIYVVLNNQLINTIDLTKFTSAQKNPDGSDVPEWLNKPAADLPLRGYVGLQGKHAGAPIYFRNLKIKEL from the coding sequence ATGCGCATTCAGACTGGTATCATTCTACTTTTTTTAAGCTGTTCAACGTTTCTTTTCGCCCAAACGCCACCGACCGGGCATCCGAATACGAACGGTGCCGGCTGGAAACCGCTTTTCGAGCGGGACCTTTCCGACGCCAATTACCCCAAGGGGGTTTGGAGCTACGACGAAGGCGAACTAACAGCCACTGCCGACAAAGCAATCTGGACCGCTAAGCCCTACGACGATTTCATTCTTGACTTGTTCTTTAAAACCGCCGAGGGTACCAATAGTGGCATTGTCGTTCATTGCAGCGATACAACCAACTGGATTCCGAACGCCGTCGAAATCCAGATTGCCGACGATCACAACAAGCAGTGGGCCGACGCGCCGACCAATGGGCAGTCCGGCGCTTTTTTCGGTCATCAGGCTCCTACCAAAAAGCTCGTTAAAAACCCCGGCGAATGGAACCGCTGCACAGTAACGTGCCAGGGCAAGACAATTTATGTCGTGCTTAACAATCAACTGATTAATACAATCGATCTGACAAAATTTACGTCTGCTCAGAAAAATCCCGATGGTTCGGATGTACCCGAATGGCTCAACAAACCAGCCGCCGATTTGCCGCTGCGTGGCTACGTTGGCTTACAGGGAAAACATGCCGGAGCACCGATCTACTTTAGAAACCTGAAGATCAAGGAGCTGTAG
- a CDS encoding HAD family hydrolase, whose protein sequence is MTDAPLAALFDMDGVLVDNTDFHINAWLQFAQAKGFPITRDQYVANINGRVSADAMAYVFQRPVEGGELITLTEEKEAIYRELYRSHLQPAPGLIAFLEALKAQNIKLAVGTSAPMSNVHFTLDGLQIRRYFDTVVDASMVRHGKPDPEIYLKAAERVGVDPARCVVFEDAFAGIEAGLRGGMQVVALATTHTQAELVNSGAALIVNDFTELSVATIEALVDKTPR, encoded by the coding sequence ATGACCGACGCTCCGTTAGCCGCCCTTTTCGATATGGACGGCGTTTTGGTCGATAATACCGACTTTCACATCAATGCTTGGCTACAATTTGCCCAAGCCAAAGGATTTCCGATTACCCGCGATCAGTACGTGGCAAATATCAATGGCCGCGTCTCCGCCGATGCGATGGCTTACGTGTTTCAGCGCCCCGTTGAAGGTGGCGAGCTGATTACCTTAACGGAAGAAAAGGAAGCCATTTACCGGGAGCTTTATCGTTCGCACTTGCAACCGGCACCGGGTCTGATTGCTTTTCTGGAAGCCTTGAAAGCGCAGAATATCAAGTTGGCCGTTGGCACATCGGCACCTATGAGCAATGTTCACTTTACGCTCGATGGGCTACAAATCCGACGCTATTTCGATACGGTCGTTGATGCCAGCATGGTTCGTCACGGCAAGCCCGACCCCGAAATCTACCTGAAAGCCGCCGAGCGGGTAGGCGTTGACCCCGCGCGTTGTGTTGTGTTTGAAGATGCTTTTGCGGGTATCGAAGCCGGATTGCGGGGAGGAATGCAGGTGGTTGCGCTTGCCACGACGCACACGCAGGCGGAATTGGTCAATAGCGGTGCGGCTCTTATCGTCAATGATTTTACGGAGCTTTCGGTAGCAACTATTGAGGCATTAGTCGACAAAACACCCCGTTGA
- a CDS encoding agmatine deiminase family protein, whose amino-acid sequence MNSSSESPLIPAREGFFFPAEWHPHVATWLSWPHTEASWTKERQELMYPAYIDFIKAIAESEQVCINAHNEIVMQAAKLRLLAAGVNMDRVTLLPHPTNDSWCRDHGPAFLINPTTKQRMIVNWGYNAWGGKYPPYDRDDLIPVEIAHYRGLDYVTPGIVMEGGSVEFNGAGTVLTSRACLLNQNRNSHLKQADIERYLCDYYGVQQVLWVEEGIVGDDTDGHIDDTVRFVNEDTVIAAYEADKNDANYPFLQEIHHELKQMRLLNGKQLNIVELPMPDPVVSDGLRLPASYANFLITNQSVIVPTFRCAADQPALDIIGQCFPDRKIVGIDSTDIVWGLGSFHCLSQQEPSI is encoded by the coding sequence TTGAACTCTTCATCTGAAAGCCCCCTGATTCCCGCCCGCGAGGGCTTTTTCTTTCCGGCAGAATGGCATCCTCACGTCGCCACCTGGCTAAGCTGGCCCCATACCGAAGCGTCGTGGACGAAAGAGCGGCAGGAGCTGATGTATCCGGCCTACATTGATTTTATCAAAGCCATCGCCGAAAGCGAACAGGTTTGCATTAACGCGCATAACGAGATTGTGATGCAGGCGGCCAAACTGCGCTTATTGGCCGCTGGCGTGAATATGGACCGCGTGACGCTGCTCCCCCACCCGACCAACGATTCGTGGTGCCGCGATCACGGTCCGGCCTTTCTGATCAATCCGACTACGAAACAACGGATGATCGTTAACTGGGGCTACAACGCCTGGGGGGGGAAATACCCGCCCTACGACCGCGATGACCTGATTCCGGTGGAGATTGCCCACTATCGTGGACTCGATTACGTCACGCCTGGCATCGTTATGGAAGGTGGTTCGGTTGAGTTTAACGGAGCCGGAACAGTGCTCACAAGCCGGGCCTGCCTGCTTAACCAAAACCGGAATAGCCATCTGAAACAGGCTGACATCGAGCGCTACCTGTGCGATTATTACGGCGTTCAGCAGGTGCTTTGGGTAGAAGAAGGCATCGTTGGTGACGACACCGATGGCCATATTGATGATACGGTGCGGTTTGTAAACGAAGATACGGTAATCGCGGCTTACGAAGCAGACAAGAACGACGCTAACTATCCGTTCCTTCAGGAGATCCATCACGAGCTAAAGCAGATGCGGCTTCTGAACGGTAAGCAACTAAACATTGTTGAACTGCCCATGCCTGACCCGGTTGTCAGCGATGGACTGCGGCTACCGGCTTCGTACGCCAACTTTTTAATTACGAATCAATCGGTTATCGTACCTACGTTCCGCTGCGCGGCTGACCAACCGGCGCTGGATATTATCGGTCAGTGTTTTCCTGATCGTAAGATCGTCGGCATCGACTCGACCGATATTGTGTGGGGTCTGGGTAGTTTTCACTGCCTGAGTCAACAGGAGCCAAGCATCTAA
- a CDS encoding n-acetylglutamate synthase yields MYDNKTFRSVANTENGEVGGETLFHYHQQDQIVWAEYSGGAIVKGFLIATVDSHHRLDMRYQHVNVQGELMTGYCQSTPERLPDGRIRLHERWQWTSGDQSSGESVVEEVAD; encoded by the coding sequence ATGTACGACAACAAAACCTTTCGCTCCGTTGCCAACACCGAGAATGGTGAAGTCGGTGGAGAAACCTTGTTTCATTATCACCAACAGGATCAGATCGTCTGGGCCGAATACAGTGGCGGGGCTATCGTAAAGGGGTTTCTGATTGCGACAGTCGATAGTCACCATCGGCTCGACATGCGCTATCAGCACGTTAATGTGCAGGGTGAGCTGATGACTGGCTACTGTCAGTCAACGCCCGAACGGTTGCCCGACGGACGAATCCGGCTCCATGAACGCTGGCAGTGGACGAGCGGAGATCAGTCGTCGGGCGAATCCGTTGTTGAGGAAGTTGCCGATTAA
- a CDS encoding putative manganese transporter, with protein sequence MRVIVSLLSLMLLVGCARPTSLVAELAPRSLKAVNLEETLSRRDELMMAYSMTSYDAKNKPVSVVNGGWGVVTVQKGQQLDLSAAGPDKALPISLELPKNGRIVASLVLIEVDDYNRAKQMLDRVRQVHNIVAGPAAFLITAAEVLTPLKYVAAGLAASGIGLKLVDQFDDDDLLGQSSVDLYEAELRKKKQQLVHVPTVFTGQNLRDAFDYRLDYDITLKSVKIRPVRQ encoded by the coding sequence ATGCGAGTCATTGTAAGTCTATTGAGTTTAATGCTGCTGGTTGGATGCGCCCGCCCGACATCGCTCGTAGCGGAGTTGGCTCCCCGTTCGCTGAAAGCGGTGAATCTCGAAGAAACGCTGAGCCGACGCGATGAGCTGATGATGGCGTATTCAATGACCAGTTACGACGCTAAAAACAAACCTGTATCGGTGGTCAATGGCGGTTGGGGCGTCGTAACCGTGCAGAAAGGCCAGCAGTTGGACCTTAGCGCGGCTGGTCCCGACAAAGCCCTACCGATTAGCCTGGAACTACCGAAGAATGGGCGCATTGTGGCCTCACTGGTCTTGATTGAAGTGGACGATTACAACCGGGCGAAGCAAATGCTGGATCGGGTTCGGCAAGTACATAATATTGTGGCTGGCCCGGCGGCTTTTCTGATCACAGCAGCCGAAGTCCTAACTCCGCTCAAATACGTAGCCGCTGGTCTGGCCGCTTCGGGCATTGGCCTGAAATTGGTCGATCAGTTTGACGATGATGATTTATTGGGCCAAAGCAGCGTCGACCTTTACGAAGCGGAACTACGCAAAAAAAAGCAGCAACTCGTGCACGTACCAACGGTATTCACGGGGCAGAACCTTCGCGACGCTTTCGACTATCGACTCGACTATGACATTACGCTTAAATCGGTGAAAATCCGGCCCGTTCGCCAATAA
- a CDS encoding peptidylprolyl isomerase, with protein sequence MRQLTGGILLALAVTACKTTAPVVQQTPPQPVILTLGTKAFTTDDFFQSFTKNQFSSDSAQRTDVKNYFDLYTNLKLKVLAAEAEGRDTTEAFREEMNTYRNQLAQSYLTDKVLVESIAAEAYQRMQEEINASHILVPVTEDAAPTDTLAAYQKALDIRKQALAGTDFAQLAQDNSQDRQTAANGGNLGYFTAFSLVYPVETAAYNTPVGQVSMPIRTRSGYHLIKVNDRRPSRGKLRVAHILVRLSPSADEAGQKAAQDRIDAAYARLQKGESFEAVCQAVSDDITSRANGGLLPAFETGRQVPAFEQAAYTLTKPGDVSKPVRTNYGWHIIKLIERKGLEPYADLAPSLRQRVMTDTRADVLRQATVQRLKKEYPVLEEKATVEKVLAKADSSLLRGQWRYTEPLEPALQSKSLFAVSGKPVTVNQFFDYVRQKQQPQRNPALAPAAPIASVTGSPAIAMRRLLDRFEGDQLMATEEANLDKKSPEFRSLLNEIRDGVLLSQVMEQNVWERSMTDSTGQRQYFDQNAEKYRFPERAAATIIVAQNDDLLKQARQMLSGKPPYQLKRSAADLTYDSNQTMLTPKQRETLYDVLVTMARNPEYVVEVSGAHDAAERDSVSAGRIRAVVSYLQKSGVPLNRIAEKDYQGAPPRRAADAPKDAAAQRRVSFQYFSNDKADIAKVLNSRQPSSSAGPAVTITEGIFAQGINPYLDSIDQWKEGITTFNRAGKAVSVTINRVEPARAKTFAEARGAVINDYQALLEKQWLAQLRQKYPVKVNEDEIRKLGK encoded by the coding sequence ATGCGCCAACTTACCGGCGGTATCTTGCTGGCTCTTGCCGTAACAGCCTGCAAAACAACCGCACCCGTGGTCCAGCAAACACCTCCACAGCCCGTTATCCTGACGCTGGGGACCAAAGCTTTCACTACGGATGATTTTTTCCAGTCGTTTACGAAAAATCAGTTTTCGTCCGACTCCGCCCAGCGGACCGACGTGAAGAACTATTTTGATCTGTATACCAATCTGAAGCTGAAAGTACTGGCCGCCGAAGCCGAAGGGCGCGATACAACCGAGGCTTTTCGGGAGGAAATGAATACCTACCGTAACCAGTTGGCGCAATCGTACCTGACGGACAAAGTGCTGGTGGAGTCGATAGCCGCTGAAGCGTACCAACGGATGCAGGAAGAAATCAACGCGTCCCATATTCTGGTACCTGTAACCGAAGACGCGGCTCCCACCGATACGTTGGCGGCCTACCAGAAAGCACTGGACATTCGCAAGCAGGCGCTGGCCGGTACGGATTTCGCCCAGCTTGCCCAGGACAATTCACAAGATCGTCAGACGGCTGCCAACGGTGGTAATTTAGGCTATTTCACGGCTTTTTCACTTGTTTACCCGGTCGAAACAGCGGCTTATAACACGCCCGTCGGCCAAGTCTCCATGCCCATCCGAACTCGGTCGGGTTATCACCTGATCAAGGTAAACGACCGTCGGCCAAGTCGCGGTAAGTTACGGGTGGCTCACATCTTGGTGCGGCTTAGCCCCAGTGCCGATGAAGCCGGTCAGAAAGCAGCGCAGGATCGTATCGACGCTGCGTACGCCCGGCTCCAGAAAGGCGAATCGTTCGAAGCGGTTTGCCAGGCCGTATCAGACGACATTACTTCTCGCGCGAACGGAGGACTGCTACCGGCGTTTGAAACCGGTAGGCAGGTTCCGGCGTTTGAACAGGCCGCTTACACCTTGACGAAACCCGGCGACGTATCGAAACCGGTTCGCACAAATTACGGCTGGCATATCATCAAACTCATCGAGCGGAAAGGGCTGGAACCTTATGCTGACTTAGCTCCTTCGTTGCGCCAGCGCGTTATGACCGATACGCGTGCTGATGTATTGCGCCAGGCAACCGTGCAACGCTTGAAGAAAGAATATCCTGTTCTGGAAGAAAAAGCAACCGTTGAGAAGGTGTTAGCCAAGGCCGATAGCAGTCTGCTGCGTGGTCAGTGGCGCTACACCGAGCCACTGGAGCCGGCGTTACAAAGCAAATCGTTGTTCGCCGTCTCCGGAAAGCCCGTAACCGTAAACCAGTTTTTTGATTACGTCCGGCAGAAACAGCAACCACAGCGTAATCCAGCCCTGGCACCCGCTGCGCCGATTGCATCAGTTACGGGTTCACCAGCGATAGCGATGCGCCGATTGCTCGACCGGTTTGAAGGGGATCAGTTAATGGCAACGGAGGAAGCTAATCTGGACAAGAAATCGCCGGAGTTCCGTTCGCTGCTGAACGAGATCCGGGATGGTGTCCTGCTTTCGCAGGTGATGGAGCAAAACGTATGGGAACGCTCGATGACCGATTCAACGGGACAACGCCAGTATTTTGACCAGAATGCGGAGAAATATCGTTTTCCGGAACGGGCTGCCGCAACGATCATTGTCGCTCAGAACGATGATTTATTGAAACAGGCCCGTCAGATGCTGTCCGGCAAACCGCCCTACCAGCTCAAGCGCTCGGCGGCTGACCTGACCTACGACAGTAACCAGACGATGCTGACGCCTAAACAGCGGGAAACCTTGTACGACGTACTCGTAACGATGGCCCGTAATCCAGAATATGTTGTTGAAGTTTCCGGTGCGCACGATGCCGCCGAGCGGGATTCGGTGTCGGCGGGTCGGATTCGGGCCGTTGTGAGTTACCTGCAAAAGAGTGGTGTTCCCTTGAACCGCATTGCGGAAAAGGATTATCAGGGGGCTCCCCCCCGCCGGGCAGCCGATGCACCTAAAGATGCGGCCGCCCAACGCCGGGTTTCGTTCCAGTATTTTTCGAATGATAAAGCCGACATTGCTAAAGTTCTCAACAGCCGGCAACCATCGTCCTCCGCTGGTCCGGCGGTGACGATCACCGAAGGTATTTTTGCGCAGGGAATCAACCCTTACCTCGACAGTATCGACCAGTGGAAAGAAGGTATTACCACCTTCAACCGGGCCGGTAAAGCTGTTTCGGTAACGATAAACCGCGTTGAACCCGCTCGGGCAAAAACGTTTGCCGAAGCCAGGGGCGCTGTCATCAACGATTACCAGGCTTTGCTCGAAAAACAGTGGCTTGCTCAGCTTCGTCAGAAATACCCGGTGAAGGTGAATGAAGACGAGATTCGGAAGTTAGGCAAGTAA